In Calypte anna isolate BGI_N300 chromosome 28, bCalAnn1_v1.p, whole genome shotgun sequence, a single window of DNA contains:
- the SIRT6 gene encoding NAD-dependent protein deacetylase sirtuin-6 isoform X2 encodes MAVNYAAGLSPYSDKGKCGLPEIFDPPEELERKVQELADLIRNSSNVVFHTGAGISTASGIPDFRGPNGVWTMEEKGLSPKFDTTFENARPSKTHMALLGLQRVGILKFLVSQNVDGLHVRSGFPRDKLAELHGNMFVEECVKCGKQYVRDTVVGSMGLKPTGRLCSVTKARGLRACRKADLSITLGTSLQIKPSGNLPLITKKRGGKLVIVNLQATKHDRQADLRIHAYVDDVMTKLMKHLGLEVPEWMGPVVVESAELSTKPEQLLKCNPGARGLKEEEEEEEPLSPHNGTGGLCPDLGTTLVEHRDSLKQECPSPDTGPTTVKKMKVEPLLT; translated from the exons ATGGCGGTGAATTACGCGGCCGGGCTCTCGCCCTACTCGGACAAGGGCAAGTGCGGCCTCCCCGAG ATATTTGACCCTCCAGAGGAACTGGAGAGGAAggtgcaggagctggcagaccTGATCAGGAACTCCTCCAACGTGGTATTTCACACAGGGGCTGGAATCAGCACTGCCTCGGGGATCCCTGACTTCAG GGGGCCCAATGGCGTCTGGACCATGGAAGAGAAGGGGCTCTCCCCAAAATTCGACACCACCTTCGAGAATGCCAGACCCTCCAAGACTCACATGGCACTGCTGGGCCTGCAGAGAGTTGGCATCCTGAAATTCCTGGTCAGCCAGAACGTGGATGGCCTCCACGTGCGCTCAGGATTCCCACG GGACAAGTTGGCTGAGCTCCACGGGAACATGTTTGTAGAGGAGTGTGTGAAATGTGGCAA GCAGTACGTGCGGGACACAGTGGTGGGCAGCATGGGGCTGAAGCCAACGGGCCGGCTCTGCAGTGTCACCAAAGCCCGGGGGCTGAGGGCCTGCAG gaaagctgatcTCTCCATCACACTGGGGACCTCTCTGCAGATCAAACCCAGTGGCAACCTCCCACTGATCACcaagaagagaggagggaagcTGGTCATAGTCAACCTACAAGCAACCAAACAT GACAGACAGGCCGACCTGCGCATCCACGCCTACGTTGACGATGTCATGACAAAGCTGATGAAGCATTTGGGGCTGGAGGTCCCAGAGTGGATGGGGCCAGTGGTGGTGGAAAGTGCTGAGCTCAGCACCAAGCCTGAACAACTCTTAAAATGTAACCCTGGAGCTCGTgggctgaaggaggaggaggaggaggaggagcccCTCTCCCCACACAATGGCACGGGGGGGCTGTGCCCTGACCTTGGGACCACGCTGGTGGAGCATCGTGACAGCCTGAAGCAGGAGTGTCCCAGCCCAGATACGGGGCCAACAACAGTGAAGAAGATGAAGGTGGAACCTCTCCTCACCTGA
- the SIRT6 gene encoding NAD-dependent protein deacetylase sirtuin-6 isoform X1 → MAVNYAAGLSPYSDKGKCGLPEIFDPPEELERKVQELADLIRNSSNVVFHTGAGISTASGIPDFRGPNGVWTMEEKGLSPKFDTTFENARPSKTHMALLGLQRVGILKFLVSQNVDGLHVRSGFPRDKLAELHGNMFVEECVKCGKQYVRDTVVGSMGLKPTGRLCSVTKARGLRACRGKLRDTILDWEDSLPDRDLTLADEACRKADLSITLGTSLQIKPSGNLPLITKKRGGKLVIVNLQATKHDRQADLRIHAYVDDVMTKLMKHLGLEVPEWMGPVVVESAELSTKPEQLLKCNPGARGLKEEEEEEEPLSPHNGTGGLCPDLGTTLVEHRDSLKQECPSPDTGPTTVKKMKVEPLLT, encoded by the exons ATGGCGGTGAATTACGCGGCCGGGCTCTCGCCCTACTCGGACAAGGGCAAGTGCGGCCTCCCCGAG ATATTTGACCCTCCAGAGGAACTGGAGAGGAAggtgcaggagctggcagaccTGATCAGGAACTCCTCCAACGTGGTATTTCACACAGGGGCTGGAATCAGCACTGCCTCGGGGATCCCTGACTTCAG GGGGCCCAATGGCGTCTGGACCATGGAAGAGAAGGGGCTCTCCCCAAAATTCGACACCACCTTCGAGAATGCCAGACCCTCCAAGACTCACATGGCACTGCTGGGCCTGCAGAGAGTTGGCATCCTGAAATTCCTGGTCAGCCAGAACGTGGATGGCCTCCACGTGCGCTCAGGATTCCCACG GGACAAGTTGGCTGAGCTCCACGGGAACATGTTTGTAGAGGAGTGTGTGAAATGTGGCAA GCAGTACGTGCGGGACACAGTGGTGGGCAGCATGGGGCTGAAGCCAACGGGCCGGCTCTGCAGTGTCACCAAAGCCCGGGGGCTGAGGGCCTGCAG GGGAAAGCTAAGAGACACCATTCTGGACTGGGAAGATTCCCTGCCTGACCGTGACCTCACGCTGGCGGATGAAGCCTGCAG gaaagctgatcTCTCCATCACACTGGGGACCTCTCTGCAGATCAAACCCAGTGGCAACCTCCCACTGATCACcaagaagagaggagggaagcTGGTCATAGTCAACCTACAAGCAACCAAACAT GACAGACAGGCCGACCTGCGCATCCACGCCTACGTTGACGATGTCATGACAAAGCTGATGAAGCATTTGGGGCTGGAGGTCCCAGAGTGGATGGGGCCAGTGGTGGTGGAAAGTGCTGAGCTCAGCACCAAGCCTGAACAACTCTTAAAATGTAACCCTGGAGCTCGTgggctgaaggaggaggaggaggaggaggagcccCTCTCCCCACACAATGGCACGGGGGGGCTGTGCCCTGACCTTGGGACCACGCTGGTGGAGCATCGTGACAGCCTGAAGCAGGAGTGTCCCAGCCCAGATACGGGGCCAACAACAGTGAAGAAGATGAAGGTGGAACCTCTCCTCACCTGA
- the ANKRD24 gene encoding ankyrin repeat domain-containing protein 24, giving the protein MKSLKAKFRKADSQDWTKNDEKLLQAVDYNDAGKVTSLLVRKGLVPTKLDSEGKSAFHLAATRGNVDCLEAMLAHGVDAMTKDSSGYTALHLASKHGHPQCVSKLLQASCPVDVADGSGRTALHLAAVSGCISCSEILCDFKAPLNAKDKDGSTPLILAAKMSHSELCRYLLHRGAAVNSRDLQGRTALMLACENGSVETVEVLVNAGARVAVVDSTGHDAAHYSLATGNALIQHFLQEAAQRRSWASEEESTERTSQTSSPSQSSVREKNNTPRKRKAPLPPLGTPSQEDQDAYEEIVRLRQERAQFLQKIRGYEQQEKQRRERAELDEGSLRSMEKQIKELKERLVARDGEKERLGKEVEALRSRLSSLENEKENTSYDIETLQDEEGDPLEFPGAELLLSKKTLSPSAEELLATLQGQVQSLTVQNKELREKIQVLENYERDESDSSTPRDFVPASLYKALQQQLEQLQAQRSEPLARDEAGGQREGLTVASEPARSRGESKTALGELREACTLASSSLTAEWEAGAELAEARAALQQAQTALEEREQRVKELQARLEAGAVATGVTASLGASLEEALREKEALLERCGRAEAEAVALRRELEAKARDWRAGSSPKSEPGVLEQRVAELVQQQKEVTAELGHLQETLREREAELGSLRETLATRPVGRREHEEALARLRQAQAEAQGRVPREQHARATAALEEQARALQERMAQLELVAEAKGREAARLQAELATAVPRAEHEAAQEELRAEAAALSQRLGELSRRHEKTCEEVFRVQRQALFMKSERQAAEDRLATAQKQLAEAQDEAQELRKLHGHAEESARLIRDRDRKITELSKEVFRLKEALNALPEPQKSPQSPPDTAVLQARIQALEEKLAERERQHSRVVTLYRSHLLCAVQGHMDEDVQRLLCQILQMQRLQEQGR; this is encoded by the exons ATGAAGAGCCTGAAGGCCAAGTTCAGGAAGGCAGAC AGCCAGGACTGGACCAAGAATGATGAGAAGCTCCTGCAAGCTGTGGACTACAATGATGCTGGGAAGGTGACATCTCTTCTCGTCCGCAAGGGCCTGGTCCCCACCAAACTAGACTCAGAGGGCAAATCCGC GTTCCACCTGGCTGCCACGCGGGGGAACGTGGACTGCCTGGAAGCCATGCTGGCTCACGGTGTGGATGCCATGACCAAGGATAGCTCAG GTTACACTGCCCTGCACTTGGCATCCAAGCACGGCCACCCGCAGTGTGTCAGCAAGCTGCTGCAG GCCTCCTGCCCTGTGGATGTGGCTGATGGCAGTGGCCGAACTGCTCTGCACCTCGCAG CGGTCAGCGGCTGCATCTCGTGTTCTGAGATCCTCTGTGATTTCAAAGCTCCCTTGAATGCCAAGGACAAG GATGGCTCCACACCCCTGATCCTGGCTGCCAAGATGAGCCACTCGGAGCTGTGCCGGTACCTGCTGCACCGCGGGGCTGCTGTCAACAGCCGGGACCTGCAGGGGAG GACAGCCTTGATGCTGGCCTGTGAGAATGGCAGTGTGGAGACAGTGGAGGTGCTTGTCAACGCTGGTGCCCGGGTGGCCGTGGTGGACTCCACAGGTCACGATGCTGCCCACTACAGCCTGGCCACGGGCAATGCCCTCATCCAGCACTTCCTGCAAGAGGCTGCTCAGCGCCGGTCTTGGGCCAGTG aagaggagTCAACAGAGAGGACATCCCAG ACATCTTCACCCAGCCAGTCATCTGTGAGGGAGAAAAACAACACACCAAGGAAGAGGAAagcccctctgcctcccctggGCACCCCCAGCCAG GAGGACCAGGATGCCTACGAGGAGATTGTGCGGCTGCGGCAGGAGCGAGCCCAGTTCTTGCAGAAGATCCGAGGCtatgagcagcaggagaagcagagacGGGAG CGGGCAGAGCTGGATGAGGGCTCCTTACGCTCCATGGAGAAGCAG ATTAAGGAGCTGAAAGAGCGGCTGGTGGCACGGGATGGTGAGAAGGAGCGTCTGGGCAAGGAGGTGGAGGCTCTGCGGAGTCGCTTGTCCTCACTGGAG aatgagaaggaaaacacGAGCTATGACATTGAAACACTGCAGGATGAGGAGGGAGACCCGCTGGAGTTCCCAG gggcagagctgctgctctccaagaAGACACTGAGTCCctcagctgaggagctgctggccacgctgcAGGGGCAGGTGCAGTCCCTCACTGTGCAGAACAAGGAGCTGAGGGAGAAAATACAG GTGCTGGAGAACTATGAGCGGGACGAGAGTGACTCGTCCACCCCCAGGGACTTCGTGCCTGCCAGCCTCTACAAGGCTCTCCAACAACAGCTGGAGCAGTTGCAAGCACAGCGCTCAGAGCCACTGGCGAGAGATGAAGCTGGTGGGCAGCGGGAGGGGCTGACTGTTGCCTCAGAACCAGCCAGGAGCCGGGGCGAGAGCAAGACGGCGTTGGGTGAGCTGCGGGAAGCATGCACGCTGGCTTCTTCCTCCTTGACAGCTGAGTGGGAGGCTGGGGCCGAGCTGGCAGAGGCCcgggcagccctgcagcaggcacagacGGCCCTGGAGGAGCGGGAGCAGCGggtgaaggagctgcaggctcgTCTGGAGGCTGGCGCGGTGGCCACAGGGGTGACGGCCTCGCTGGGAGCCTCCCTGGAGGAGGCATTGAGGGAGAAAGAGGCTTTGCTGGAGCGCTGCGGGCGGGCGGAGGCTGAGGCTGTGGCCCTGCGGCGGGAGCTGGAGGCCAAGGCGCGAGACTGGCGGGCGGGCAGCAGCCCCAAGTCAGAGCCAGGGGTGCTGGAGCAACGCGTGGCAGAGctggtgcagcagcagaaggaggtGACGGCCGAGCTGGGGCACCTGCAGGAGACGCTGCGGGAGCGGGAGGCCGAGCTGGGCAGCCTGCGGGAGACGCTGGCCACCCGGCCGGTGGGGCGGCGGGAGCATGAGGAGGCCCTGGCACGGCTGCggcaggcacaggcagaggCGCAGGGCCGGGTGCCACGGGAGCAGCATGCCCGGGCCACGGCGGCGCTGGAGGAGCAGGCGCGGGCGCTGCAGGAGCGTATGgcccagctggagctggtggcGGAGGCCAAGGGGCGCGAGGCCGCCCGGCTGCAGGCGGAGTTGGCCACAGCGGTGCCACGAGCGGAGCACGAGGCGGCACAGGAGGAGCTGCGGGCCGAGGCAGCGGCGCTGAGCCAGCGGCTGGGCGAGCTGTCACGACGGCATGAGAAGACGTGTGAGGAGGTGTTCCGGGTGCAGAGACAGGCCCTCTTCATGAAGAGCGAGAGGCAGGCAGCTGAGGACAGGCTGGCCACCGCGCAGAAGCAGTTGGCGGAGGCGCAGGATGAGGCACAGGAGCTGCGCAAGCTCCATGGTCATGCCGAGGAATCAGCCCGACTGatcagggacagggacaggaag ATCACCGAGCTCTCCAAGGAGGTCTTCAGGCTGAAGGAAGCCCTGAACGCCCTCCCTGAGCCCCAGAAATCACCACAGTCACCCCCTGACACTGCTGTGCTCCAGGCCAGGATCCAGGCACTGGAGGAGAAGCTGGCG gagagagaaaggcagcacagcagggtGGTGACGCTGTACCGGAGCCACCTGCTCTGTGCAGTGCAG GGCCACATGGACGAGGATGTGCAGAGACTCCTGTGCCAGATCCTGCAGATGCAGCGGCTGCAGGAGCAAGGCAGATGA